The uncultured Sphaerochaeta sp. genome includes the window ATCTGTTTCAGGGAATGGGTAGCCAGTTCTCCTTTGGAAAGGTCAGGGTAGGAGAGCATCAGGTGGTGAATGGTATTGTGCATATGAATACCATAGGCAACCCCGATGGCGATCAACATGACAGGAATCATGGTATCAACGGCATAGATGGGTATGTTCAACAAGGTCATCAAACCAAAGGAGACCAGTGTCCCGAAAAGCACAATGACCATATTCAGTACTGTATCGCGCAGTGAACGCAACAAGAGATAGAGCAGGATGATCATGGTGATGATGACCAAGGGGAACATGATCGCCATGTCCTTTGGTCCGAGCTCTGCTAGAGCCCCTTCAACCACTGGGCGTCCTGCAACCATGAGGTTCTCAGGTCCTTCCCACTGCCCAGCCCATATCTGCAGTGTCTCTGCCTCTATGTCACTGTTCAGTTCAGCAATGATCAGTGTAGCCGTCCCATCCTTACTGACATTCCTCCCATAGATCATGGGGTTGGCTTCTACCTCGGCCTGCATCTGTGAGATTGCCGACTCGCTCGTTTTCCCAGAGTAGAATGGTTCAACCTCAAGGAATCCATCATCACTCTTGATGTTGTCTGCAGTCGTGAGACTGGTTACGGATTCCACTGCATCGAACTCTTCCTGGAGTGATACCGTGATGGCATCAATCTTCTGGATGGTACCAGGGTTGTAGATGCCCTCAGGGTGTTCAACTACGATGAGTATTGCATCCTTGATCCCAAAAAGGCTCTCTGCCTCATCACTGGACACAAAGGCCGGGTGGGTCTTTGGCATATACTCATCAAGGTCTGTCTCCAGTACTGCATTGTTTGCAATCGAGATGACAAAGATAGCTGATAGAACCAATACCGCGATCAAGAGAAGAAATGGGCGTTTAGCAAATGATGTGAAAAATCGCATATATCCTCCGATAGTTAACGTTTACTTACATATAATTAAAAAAATTGTCCTTTTTATGAGTTTGAACTGTAAAGCTATTGCAAAGAGAAGAGCGTACTTAGGCTAGCGGTGATAGGTCCTGCCTGTTCACTTAGTTTTGATGGTTCATCCTGCATATGCCAACGCGAGACATAGAGGCGGATGGTACCGAAGGTGATCATTGCAAGCTCAACAGGGTTTATATCATTCCTGCACCGCTTCTCTGCAATGGCCTCTGCATAGAATGCAGAGAGTCTCTTCAGGTTTCCCTGTAGCAATGCATCCAATTGTGGCTTGAGTTGGATATCAACATTGAATGTCTCCTCAGCGAACAGCATAAGGGTAAATGCTGCATTATGTTCCAAAAGTGTGAACAAGTCATGTACAAACTTGGTGAGCGCTTCCCTGTAGGAATCTTTTGATGCGAGCAATGTAGCGAACTGTGGCGTAAGTAAGCTATCAAGATGTACAAGGATTGCTTGCAATAACTCATGTTTGCTTGCAAAATGCCGGTATACAGCTGCTTCGCTGACACCGATGGCGGATGCCACATTCCGGATGGTCAGCTTCTGGATACCATCATTGGCTGTTACGCGGATTGCTGCTTCAACCAATTCAATTTGTCGTTTTGTCTGCATCGGTCCCTCCAAAGTAAGTTAACGATTACTAACGTATACAAAGTTCTCTCCTTTGGCAAGAGGATTGTAGGTTTTTTTTCAAGCTTTGTTTGCATTCACTTGCAACCTCACCATTTCAACACGATACTAAAGGCATGGAGGGATCAAGCCATATGAAACACGTGTCATCAATGGATGCAGCTAAAACTATCGTTGAACGGTATCTTGCTTCACATGAAGGTGGCCAATATACTTGGCGACCGTTTGTGAAAAAAGGTATCTACCGAAGAGAAGATTACCGCTACCATGCAGACTTACAGAGTTTGCTTCCCTCAGCTCCGCTTGGTTCCTACAGCTATATCTGGGGAGTGTACCCCAGCACAGGAGAGACTACGCTTCGCTTCGCACTCATACCCTATGGTCCGGTCAAAATATATGTGAATGGTGCCTTGGTGGGGGAGAGTGATATATTCAGTGAACGGTATCGAAGCAAACAGATATTCGAACTCCCAATGAAAAAAGGCCTCAATGATTTGGTCCTGCTCTGTGAAAATACCAGTGGTGGGTTTGGCTGTGAGTTCGGTACGTGGGTTGGTAAACTGGATTATTATTTCCTTATGCCCTCCCTCTACAGTGAAATGGAAGGGTTGTGTTACTCAGTTGCCCAAGAAACGCATCTGGACAGTCTTACCTTGGAGTCCTTGCATTCTTTGGATTGGTATCCTGAACGTCCTGAATTACTTGGGGAATCGGTAGATCTTACCAGTATTTTTCCCGATGCAAAGGAAGGCCAATGTGCGGTATTGGCAACCTCCTTTACCTTGGAGGAGGACCTTTGGTGTACCTTCAGGAGCAATGCCCGGCTTTTTCTTGATGAGCTTCCTGTGGAGGGATCCCTGGAATTGAAAGCAGGTCGGCATACCCTCCTGCTCCATGCAAGGATTGAGAGTCCACTCACCTTGGAGGTTCTTAATGCAAAGACCAATGATGTGATAGAGGTCTCAAATCCAGTCCTCCCTGGATCGTATCCCTATCGCTATCTGATAGCTGGTCCGTTTGATGCACTTCCTGATGTATACTCACTTCAATACACCAAGCCATTTTCTACAGCAAACGGAGATGATTTCTGGCACCTTGAAGGGGAAGATACCTACCTACGGATGTATAATGACAATCCTCTGTTTGGGCATTGGAACTATCCTCTCGGAGTCACCCTCTATGGCCTGGTGGAAACAGAGCGGATGCTATCCTCCTCTGATCCTTCCCTGGCATACCGCATTGCACAGTATCTGGAGAACCATATACAAGCCAGTCTTGACTCCTACGCGTATGCAATGTGGGATAAGGATCATCTTGGAGGCAGTACTGCTGTCCATCATCTTATGACAAGCCTGGACAGTCTTGATGACTGTGGGTCCTTTGCATCAACGGTCCTCGAAGTAGGCAAGGATCATGAGCTTCATGGATTTGAGGAGATCATAGAGGTGGTTCGCACCTATATAAGCAAGATCCAGCCCCGCCTGAGCGATGGTACGTTCTTGCGCACCGGCCTTATGCATGAGTTCCATGAGAATACCATGTGGGTCGATGACCTGTATATGTCAGTCCCTTTCCTCATCCGCTACAGCCTCTATGCAAAGGATGACTCCTACCTGGAAGACGCCATCAACCAATTCTTCGGGTTTGCTAAATATCTCTATATGGAAGATAAGGGATTGATGAGCCATGTCTATGATTTTGAACGCAATATTGCCACAGGCATTCCCTGGGGTCGGGGAAATGGATGGGCATTGTTCAGCCTCTCCGAACTGCTGATGGTGTTGCCTGAAAACCATCCAAAACGGAAGAAACTGCTCACGTTTTTCCAGTCGCTCAGCCAGGGGTTCATTCGTCATCAGGATGAGGAGGGAATGTTCCATCAGGTGTTGGACATGAAATCTTCCTACCAGGAAAGCTCCTGTACGGCGATGGCAGCCTGTGCCTTCTCAAGGGGGGTGCGCGGTGGGTGGTATGAGAACCCAGAACCGTACCGGGAAGGATGTTTGAAGGCCTGTGAGGGACTCAAGAAAATGGCCATCGATGGGGATGGCCATGTACATGGGGTATGCCGTGGTTCGGAGTTCTCCTGTTCGCGCCACTACTATGCCGAGCAGTTGCTCCCCCGCCTGGATGATACCCATGGAATAGGTATCATCCTCCTCGCTCTCTGTGAAGGGGAGAAACTTGCTTAACCCTTCAAGCCGGTTGTAGCCAATCCCTGTACGATATACTTCTGGAAAATCAGGAAGATGATCAGGACAGGGAGGAGGCTGAGGGTTCCCATGGCAAAGATGGCTGACCAGTCAGTAGATGTCTGCGGGTCGCTGAACATCCTGAGTGCCAAAGAAACGGTGAAGAGCCTTGGCTTGTTCAAGAAGAGCAGTGGTCCAAGGAAGTCATCCCATCTCCAGTAGAAGCTGAAGATCGTACTGGTGATTACCGCAGGCTTGATCAGGGGGAACAGAATCCTTGAGTAGATCATGAAACGATTGCACCCATCTATCTTTGCCGAGTCATCAAGCTCATAGGGAATTTGCCGGATGAACTGCACCATGAGGAAGATGAAGAAGGGGAGTCCTGCAAATTGGGGAATGATCAGGGGTTTGAACGAGTTGATCCAACCAATCTTGTGAAAAATGATGAACTGGGGAACCATGACCACCTGGTAGGGAATCATCATGGTCAGGAACATGCAGGCATACCAGAATGACCTGCCCCTGAACGGTACCCTGGCAAAGCCATAGGCAACCAAACTGGAAGCGATCACCGCTCCAAAGGTGGAGAGAATCGTATAGTAGAAAGAGTTTTTGAAGAAAGTCGTGAAGGTAATCGTATTGTTGAACCTCCACCCCCTGATATAGTGCTCCAAGCTCAGGGATTCTGGCATCAGGGAACTGGAACCAAAGATTTCAGCATTGGTCTTGAATGAGTTGGAAATCATCCAGAGAATCGGATAGAGCATCAGGAATCCAAGGAGGATGACAATGATGTGGAAAACTGTCTGGCCGAGAAGATATTTTGTTTTTCGGTTCAACATCTTATTTACCCTCCTTTGATTCATAGAAGACCCAATTGTTTGACGTCTTGAATACAATGCCTGTCATGACACCGATTATCAGCACAAGGACCCAGGCGAGAGCACTTCCATAGCCCATATCGTAGTACTTGAATGCCCTTTGGTAGAGATAGAGTGCATACACCAAGGTAGAATTGAGGGGGTCTCCTGATCCTCCTGATACCACAAAGGCTTGGGTAAAGACCGTGAATCCATTGATCAACTGCATGACAAGGTTGAAGAAGATGACCGGGGTAATCTGGGGAACGGTAATATGAGTGAATTTCTTGAGGGGGTTTGCCCCATCGATGGAAGCAGCTTCATAGAGTTCCTTGGGAATCTGTCTGAGTCCAGCAAGGAAGATCAGCATGGAGGAGCCAAACTGCCACGCAGCAAGCAATATCAAAGTCCAGATTGCTGTTGAGGGGTCTCCTATCCAGGATATGTCAGTGATGATCCCGATTTTTGCCAATGCAGCATTGAGTGCTCCATCAGCCATGAAGAGTCTTCTCCACATGACCGCGATGGCAATTGAACCACCAACCAGGGAAGGTACGTAGTATATTGCCTGGTACACCCTGATTGCACGGGTGCCACGGTTGAACAGCATGGCAACAAAAAATGCAAAGAGCAGGCGTAGCGGTACCGAAACGAATGCATAGAAGAAGGTAACCTTCAGAGACTGCCAGAAGAGTTCATCACCGAGCATCCTCCTGAAATTTTCCAGCCCATTGAACATCGGCTCACCGAGTATGTCATATTCGGTGAAGGAGTAGTAGAGGGAGAAAAGGATCGGGATAATGGAAAAGGCTATGAACCCCAGCAGCCATGGGCTGATAAAGGCATAGCCGGATAGATCGTCTAAAAACGCTCGCCTGCGAGATGTGAGTTGCTTCATGGATGCTCCTTCCGGCTATGGAGGAAGACCCGCAGGAGCAGGTCTTCCCCATAGTGTACCGTTGTGCTTACTTCAGAATTTCGTTTCCTCTGCTCATGATCTTGGCAACCCCTTCATCAAGGGATACACGCTTCATGAGTATCTCTTGGGTAACATCACGTACCATCTTGAGGAACTCACCGCTGCCTGCCGGATCGGGAGCGTCAATCGGACCTGCGTTCTTGGAAGCAAGACTGATGTAATCGAAAATCTGCTTGTTGATCGGGTCAACCATTGTTGACATGTGCTCACGTACATCATCAGGAATGGGAACTCCGCGTTCGCCCATCAACATGTCATTAACTTCGATGTTGTTGACAAAGAAGTTAAGGAACTTAGCAGCAAGTTCTGGATTCTCAGCGGAAGCTGGGATACTGAAGAACATGGAAGGCTTGAGGAATGTTCCCTTTGCCTTTGCGTTTTTAATGTTGGGAAGCAGGGCAATCTCAAGTGGACGCTGTGCTGCAGCCTGGGTGGATACAAACTGGTTGGACCAGATGAATTCAACCCAAGTCTCACCCTTGGCAATGGCTCCTTCCTCAGGGCTTACGGTCACAAAAGCAGTTTCCGGCTTGATGAGGGCACCTGCATCGAGGAGTCTGAGCTGGATTGCATAGAACTCACGCAGAGCTGCAGGATCGGTAAAACCGAGACCGGTTTCGCCATAGGTGGATGCTCCAGTCTGACGAATCATGTTGTCGAAACCAACCTTCGGATCAGTGGTGAAGAACGGGATTGTCTGTACACCGGTCTTCTGGTACACCTGCAGGGCGATACGTTCAAAGTCTGCCCAGGTCCAGGTTGCACTGTTGATCTGTGAGATGCCTGCCTTCTTGAGAACTGCAGGGTCATAGGTAAGACATACAGCGTTGGTGCCCAAGCTGATGCCATACAATTTTCCATCAACCCTACCACCGGTAAGGAAAGAGTCATTGATCTTGGAGAGGTCGATGATTCCCTTATCAACATACGGGGTAAGGTCAGCGAGCTGATTCCTCTCTACCCACTGGAGCATGTACGCATAGTCATGCTGCATAAGGTCAGGAAGGCTTCCTGCGGCTGCCTGGGTGTTCATCTTGTCCCAATAGCCACTCCAACCGGTTGTCTCGGTTTCAATGGTGACACCTGGGTTCTTGGCTTCGAACATCTCAACGGCCTTGTAGGTGCGTTCATCGCGGGTAGGGTTGCCCCACCAAGCGAGTCGCATCGTGTTTGAATCAGTTTCCTCGGCCGCTGCTTGGGCAAAGAGGACACCCGGCAACAACATGAGGATCACCATGGCGGTGATGAGAACGTTTCTTGCTTTCATACAAATCACTCCTTTTGTTCGTGTTTTCTATAGTGTACGGGCTCGCGTGCAAGATGTCAAAAACTTACTGTAAGCAGTTTTAAACAAAGAAGATAATAGGTATGTATTGTCCAAGAATATGTCTGAATTGGACAGAATAGTCCAAATAAAACCCCCAAGAAATTCCTGGGGGCTTATGGGTAAGGGTTAGGTCAGCTGTTGACCCGCTCGATATACTCTTTTGTTTCAGTATTGATGCGGATCTTCTCACCCTGCTTGATGAAAATCGGGACACGGACTTTTAGTCCGGTTTCTGTGGTTACGTACTTGGTTGCACCCTGGACGGT containing:
- a CDS encoding glycoside hydrolase family 88 protein — protein: MKHVSSMDAAKTIVERYLASHEGGQYTWRPFVKKGIYRREDYRYHADLQSLLPSAPLGSYSYIWGVYPSTGETTLRFALIPYGPVKIYVNGALVGESDIFSERYRSKQIFELPMKKGLNDLVLLCENTSGGFGCEFGTWVGKLDYYFLMPSLYSEMEGLCYSVAQETHLDSLTLESLHSLDWYPERPELLGESVDLTSIFPDAKEGQCAVLATSFTLEEDLWCTFRSNARLFLDELPVEGSLELKAGRHTLLLHARIESPLTLEVLNAKTNDVIEVSNPVLPGSYPYRYLIAGPFDALPDVYSLQYTKPFSTANGDDFWHLEGEDTYLRMYNDNPLFGHWNYPLGVTLYGLVETERMLSSSDPSLAYRIAQYLENHIQASLDSYAYAMWDKDHLGGSTAVHHLMTSLDSLDDCGSFASTVLEVGKDHELHGFEEIIEVVRTYISKIQPRLSDGTFLRTGLMHEFHENTMWVDDLYMSVPFLIRYSLYAKDDSYLEDAINQFFGFAKYLYMEDKGLMSHVYDFERNIATGIPWGRGNGWALFSLSELLMVLPENHPKRKKLLTFFQSLSQGFIRHQDEEGMFHQVLDMKSSYQESSCTAMAACAFSRGVRGGWYENPEPYREGCLKACEGLKKMAIDGDGHVHGVCRGSEFSCSRHYYAEQLLPRLDDTHGIGIILLALCEGEKLA
- a CDS encoding carbohydrate ABC transporter permease, which codes for MLNRKTKYLLGQTVFHIIVILLGFLMLYPILWMISNSFKTNAEIFGSSSLMPESLSLEHYIRGWRFNNTITFTTFFKNSFYYTILSTFGAVIASSLVAYGFARVPFRGRSFWYACMFLTMMIPYQVVMVPQFIIFHKIGWINSFKPLIIPQFAGLPFFIFLMVQFIRQIPYELDDSAKIDGCNRFMIYSRILFPLIKPAVITSTIFSFYWRWDDFLGPLLFLNKPRLFTVSLALRMFSDPQTSTDWSAIFAMGTLSLLPVLIIFLIFQKYIVQGLATTGLKG
- a CDS encoding sugar ABC transporter permease; translation: MKQLTSRRRAFLDDLSGYAFISPWLLGFIAFSIIPILFSLYYSFTEYDILGEPMFNGLENFRRMLGDELFWQSLKVTFFYAFVSVPLRLLFAFFVAMLFNRGTRAIRVYQAIYYVPSLVGGSIAIAVMWRRLFMADGALNAALAKIGIITDISWIGDPSTAIWTLILLAAWQFGSSMLIFLAGLRQIPKELYEAASIDGANPLKKFTHITVPQITPVIFFNLVMQLINGFTVFTQAFVVSGGSGDPLNSTLVYALYLYQRAFKYYDMGYGSALAWVLVLIIGVMTGIVFKTSNNWVFYESKEGK
- a CDS encoding TetR/AcrR family transcriptional regulator; amino-acid sequence: MQTKRQIELVEAAIRVTANDGIQKLTIRNVASAIGVSEAAVYRHFASKHELLQAILVHLDSLLTPQFATLLASKDSYREALTKFVHDLFTLLEHNAAFTLMLFAEETFNVDIQLKPQLDALLQGNLKRLSAFYAEAIAEKRCRNDINPVELAMITFGTIRLYVSRWHMQDEPSKLSEQAGPITASLSTLFSLQ
- a CDS encoding extracellular solute-binding protein; amino-acid sequence: MKARNVLITAMVILMLLPGVLFAQAAAEETDSNTMRLAWWGNPTRDERTYKAVEMFEAKNPGVTIETETTGWSGYWDKMNTQAAAGSLPDLMQHDYAYMLQWVERNQLADLTPYVDKGIIDLSKINDSFLTGGRVDGKLYGISLGTNAVCLTYDPAVLKKAGISQINSATWTWADFERIALQVYQKTGVQTIPFFTTDPKVGFDNMIRQTGASTYGETGLGFTDPAALREFYAIQLRLLDAGALIKPETAFVTVSPEEGAIAKGETWVEFIWSNQFVSTQAAAQRPLEIALLPNIKNAKAKGTFLKPSMFFSIPASAENPELAAKFLNFFVNNIEVNDMLMGERGVPIPDDVREHMSTMVDPINKQIFDYISLASKNAGPIDAPDPAGSGEFLKMVRDVTQEILMKRVSLDEGVAKIMSRGNEILK